The following nucleotide sequence is from Pochonia chlamydosporia 170 chromosome 4, whole genome shotgun sequence.
GGCCATATCCTCTTCCGTATCTCGACACTTTCGCCTTCCTCTGTACCCCTTGGGAACGACTGGCTTTGGCCTATCTTGAGACTACCAATTGGGgggccatcttcatccgAAATCTTGGGGACCTTGCTGCTGCGATTGAAGGGCGAAAAGAGGGTAGAGAAACGGTTGGTGCTGGCCGGCGGCTGCGCAGGGGGCGATTGGTTCATATTGAGTGATATTCGGTCACCCGAATCCGCGTATTGTTGGTACGGCAGATTATTCGTGGAGCCTTGGGGACTCGAGAAGACCTGAAAGGATGGGGTGGGAGAAACAGGCGATTGTGGCCCTTCGTCTTCGACTGCGATAGACTGAGGCAGAATGGGACTTTGAGGTTCCCTGACGTCTTCGGAGTCTTCAATATCGTCAAAGATGTTTGACGGGAGAAGAGTCTGGGCGGATGGGCTCAGCGGTCCGTTGGCAGCCTTAAGCTCAGCTTCTGATTGAGCCTCCATATTGTTATTCCCTGACATGTCCATGAAGAGGCCAGGGGCGAAACTACCCGGTGGTCCGTAGGCCACATTGCCTTGAAGATTTGGTTCAACCTGGCCCATTGGGGGGGATGAGACGGGCGTACCACCTAACCCAACTCCGGGGAAGCTCAACCGTTTCTGAGCTACTGAAGACGGGTCAAACTCCATCGACGCGGGCGGAGCTTGGTTAAAGAAGTTCATGCTGCCAGcctgttgttgatggaaagCAAGTTGCTCCCGAAGAACTCGTAGCTGCTGGTCCAACTGGTGGCCAATCTTGGTCTCCGCCACAAGACGAAGGTGGATGTCTCTTCGCTTAATGTCCCATTCTTTTTTCATCCTCTGGTCTTCCTCTCTCCATTGTTCATCGTTGGCATCAGGGAGCTGCTCTCGGGTTGCTTTCAAATCCTGTAGTTGCTTACCCTTTTGAGCGAGCTCAGCCTCAAGGCCAGTGCATTTTTCCTGCAGGGATACGACTTGTGCATCGAGCTCTTCAATTTTACGATCCCTTTCTTCTGCAAGCTCCTTCTTTTGGGTCTCGAACCCTTGCCGCTCTTTCCTCATTCGCTCAACCTCCCTCTCGTATTTTGCGATATTATCCTTAatctttgcctttttggcttCCTTTTCCCGTAGTTGCTGCTCCTTCTTTGCTCGCTCCTTTTCCGCTGTCCGCATTTGTTCCATGGTTGTCCGTATCATTGCTTTTAGCTGCGTAGTGTactcctccttctccttgagggCTTGTCTCTTCCTGTCCCTCTCCCGCttcaactcttcttcttgttgcagAGCCTCAGCTTGCTCCTTGGCGGCTAATTGCACAACATCTTCTATTTCTTTACGAATAGCTTGAAACTTATCGTTCAACTCGGCCAGTGACATCTCCGGTTCGTTCGATGCCGACGACTTAACTTGGGCCTGATCTGCGCTCGCTACTGAGGGAGAATGGCGCCTATTAACAGTATTTCGTCGCTGGCCGGGGATGCTTCCGGCAAGATCTCTGGAGGAGCTTGCGATTGCGTCATTCACTGGTGTAGCCTCTACTGCGGGATACGGCGAACCAAACCCGTCTGAGTCGTCGGTATCGTCATTGGTATCGGCACGAGAGTGGCCAGGATCAATAAAATTGGCGGGTAGCCGAGAGTTTCCTAGTTGCGGCCGACCATCTTTTCCAAAGGTCCGAAGTCTTATGACTGTGCTGTTGGATCGAAAGTTGTTGTGGCTAACAGCTATAACTCTAATGTTGTAAAAGTGATTGGGTCGTAAACCAGTAATTGTTATAGCTTTCTCGTTGCCGGCTACTTCATCCACTATTCACATTCAGGTTAGTAATTTTTGAACAGGGCGCAGCGCACTCCATAAAGCAGCGTCTTCGTTCCGATTCGGGTTACCCACCATCAACGCCGTTGACTTGTATCAGGAGCTTCTGGACCGGTCGGTGAGGGGAGGTTCGAGCGTCCCATGTCAGATACGCTGAGTCTGGCCGAATTCCAGCAAGACAGACGTCAGGCGGTGGCGGAATATCGAGGCCCAGGATATTGACAAGTTCGGGGATAGGCTTCCATAGGGTCTGAAAAGCTCGATGCACCAACCTAGAAGGGGGAACAGAAACCCAATTAGTTCTTGCTGACCTGCAGGCGGACGGTCGGGGGGTGACGGCTTTTCGATCCGTCTGGGGATGGCCGTAGGCTCCGAGCAGAACAAGGGCCGAGGAGAGGGCTTTCAACTCACCAGACAACTGCGCCTAGTGTCAGCACCATCTTGAAGCGCGCAACAGGCGAAGCATTGATGACGGTGTCGTGGACAGAAAAATAAATGCGGTGCATCACGGCGCGGCCATCGAGTCGTAGAAGCAAGGCGGTAACGATTGCGTAGAGGAGGGTTCGGGAGCTAGACAGATATCTACGACACAAGATGAGGGTGAGGAAGGTGACCAAGAGCGTGATCAAGGACAAGGGCTCCCATGTCATATTCTCAGCCCTCCTAGCACTGCCGAGAGGAGGCGAGAAAGTCGAGTTCGTGAGTAATAGAAATGTTACCTGGCCGGGGGCGGTGGTGAAGTGGCCGGCAGTTGGAGATCGAaggtggaggaagaagggaaaaaCATCGTCGGTGGACGAGTGAGGATTTG
It contains:
- a CDS encoding fibronectin type III domain-containing protein (similar to Cordyceps militaris CM01 XP_006670633.1), whose translation is MHQTPPSASTANLSLLGASSVRQTHSNPHSSTDDVFPFFLHLRSPTAGHFTTAPGQVTFLLLTNSTFSPPLGSARRAENMTWEPLSLITLLVTFLTLILCRRYLSSSRTLLYAIVTALLLRLDGRALSGELKALSSALVLLGAYGHPQTDRKAVTPRPSACRSARTNWVSVPPSRLVHRAFQTLWKPIPELVNILGLDIPPPPDVCLAGIRPDSAYLTWDARTSPHRPVQKLLIQVNGVDVDEVAGNEKAITITGLRPNHFYNIRVIAVSHNNFRSNSTVIRLRTFGKDGRPQLGNSRLPANFIDPGHSRADTNDDTDDSDGFGSPYPAVEATPVNDAIASSSRDLAGSIPGQRRNTVNRRHSPSVASADQAQVKSSASNEPEMSLAELNDKFQAIRKEIEDVVQLAAKEQAEALQQEEELKRERDRKRQALKEKEEYTTQLKAMIRTTMEQMRTAEKERAKKEQQLREKEAKKAKIKDNIAKYEREVERMRKERQGFETQKKELAEERDRKIEELDAQVVSLQEKCTGLEAELAQKGKQLQDLKATREQLPDANDEQWREEDQRMKKEWDIKRRDIHLRLVAETKIGHQLDQQLRVLREQLAFHQQQAGSMNFFNQAPPASMEFDPSSVAQKRLSFPGVGLGGTPVSSPPMGQVEPNLQGNVAYGPPGSFAPGLFMDMSGNNNMEAQSEAELKAANGPLSPSAQTLLPSNIFDDIEDSEDVREPQSPILPQSIAVEDEGPQSPVSPTPSFQVFSSPQGSTNNLPYQQYADSGDRISLNMNQSPPAQPPASTNRFSTLFSPFNRSSKVPKISDEDGPPIGSLKIGQSQSFPRGTEEGESVEIRKRIWPWGVGNRNSTGQDSALGSLNYFSARRVNSLKGSRISAISDREQDGSRPPSIISIDHPRPSTDSASIWGAPADVGTSLKNSRFWPPSRGGSRRPSLHGSTTALTTTLASADDEILDEDDLRDPHTSPSQVGVIGSRPPGSSSKSLMNQRLNPTAPTFMANIFRKDKDKDKDGSKDKSKEDKGKGKEVAAAGNEMPDSHDDSPSDSRISRDTYSLHTGTSVSESRESLQLDLTQSNTPSDMNSVSTSNAKESDNVVRKLFRKGSSSKFSLSSRLGKESGLFKKGPGSASNSDRNASAEQRSSIGDVDDLGEDGAPFGRSYDSMASSPSLGPSKSKDSREGRMSSWRFSMRKKSKDNPVREKESLDIERATEED